The Arcobacter arenosus region ATATGTAACTTGAAATAAAAACCCTATCATTAAAAAAAATCTATATTCTTTTTTTAAAGATGTAGAGATAAATATTGCCATTAAAAAAAACTGAATTGGTTTATTAAGTATATAATAATAACCATTAGGATTTTTATTATACCAAAATCCATTTTCAATACTTGAACTTAAAAAAGTTAATGAGAATAAAAAACAACATATTATTAATAAATAAATTAGTATTATTTTTTGTTCATATAACTGATTAAATTTCTTTTTAAAATCGCCTTCTATTAACCAAAGTAGTGTAGCTAAATAAATACATAATCTATGTAATCCACTATCAACTAAAAAAGTTAAAGAAAAGATTAAAAAAACTATGTTTAATAATATTGATATATAATTTTTATTTATTTTAAATTTCATTTTTATTTTTTTCTACATAATTAATAAATTTTTTTTTGATTTCGACTTTATCAAAACATTTCGTATAATCTTCATGGATTTCAGGATAACTTATTAATGCTTTATTTACATTAATTGATAGTTTTTCAGCATCATTAACTTTTGATAGATATTTACTTAACTCATTAATTAGAAGTTCCCTTGGTCCAGTATCACAGTCTGTACTTACAACTGGTGTTTTAAGAATTAAACTCTCTACAATTACTCTAGGTAAGCCTTCTCTATCTGAGCTTAAAACTAATAACTTAGCATTTTTTATATAAGGATATGGATTTTGAGCAAATGACTTAAAAATAATTCTCTCTTTTTCAATATTGAATTTTTTAATTAAATTTAATATATCTTTATTTTCAGCCGTACCAAGAAGTAAAAGCTTTATCTTTTTGTCTTCTATTTTTGAAAAAGCTTCTAATAAAATATCTTGTCTTTTTTTCCTTATTCCTGAACCTATTTGTATAATATATTCTGCTTTTGGTATATCTACTTTTTCTAAAGCTAGTTGCCTAATCTTTTCTTTATCAAAGGGATTATAAATTGTTTCAATTACTTTAGGATTAATAACTTTACATATATTTGTTTCAGTATCTTTTGATATAGTAATTAAATTTTGATTATTAAAAAGTTTTTTATATAATCTTTTTCTTTTTTTATATCTAAAAGATGATTTTTCTTTTAATGTTTCAAGTTCTTGTGTAATATCAACTCTCATATAAAATATTTTTGGAAGACTTATAAACCTTACAATTTTTGCAGTAACTTCCATATGTGAGATAACTAAATCAACTTGAAGTTCATTCAATAATTTTTGAAGCTTTTTAGATAAAAGATAGTCACCAAGTAAATCAAATTTTTTATATATTTTTTTATCTTCAGATAATGAATATGTTTTAATATCAGGTATATCATAATTCCTTTTATTCTCAAGGAGAATAAGATGATTATCAAAGGTATCTGCAGTAGCTCTAATTAAGTCTATAGTACTCCTTTGACCACCACCTTTTCCTAAATTCACAATTACATGAGCGATTTTCATATTTCATTAACCAATTTTTCTAATTCTTTGTATACTGTTTCTTTTTTAAATTTATTAATATATTCTTCTTTTATTATTATATTAGATTCTAATGCTAAATCAATTTTTTTAGCCATTTCTTCAGGATTTTCCATAGGAACTAACCATTTTTCTAGGTCTTCTACTAATACTTCAGAAGGTCCAGTTGGACAATCTGTACTTACAACGGGTGTATCTAAAACTAATGATTCTACAACCACTCTAGGTAAACCTTCCCTATCAGAAGAGAGAACGAGAAGTTCGGCATTTTTTATATATTTATATGGATTTTGTTGAAAACCTAAAATAATAACTTTATCTTCTAATCCTCTTTCTTTAATCATTTTTATAATCTTTGGTTCACTTTTAACAAGTAATAAAAGTTTAATATCATGTTTGATTAATTTAAAGGCATCAAGTAATACATCATGTCTTTTTTGTTTTTTAAATGCTGCAGGAGATATAATATATTTATAATTTAACTCAATATCTTCTTTACCCTTATTTCTTATTTCTTCAAAATCAAAAGGGTTATAAATCGTTTTTACTTCTTTATAATCAATTTTTAAATCTTTAAAGTCTTCAATCATTGCCTCTGATACAGTAATAAGTTTTTCATTTTTATAGAGAAATCTATAAAGTTTTAACTTTTTAGTTGCTCTTTTTTTACTAAATCTTTCTAGTTCAGCTTTCAAAGACATATGAATTGTAAAATATTTATTATTATGTTTTAGTAATTTAACAACTCTATCAGCTCTTGGTAAATGTGAAAAAACTATATCAAAATTTACATTTGTTTTTCTCATTTCTCTTTCTAAAATTTTCATATAAATATAATCACCAATTTTACCAAAGACTTTAAATGTATTTCTATATTTAGTTAATGAAATTATAGGAAAGTTAAACTCTGACACATCATAGCTTTTAGAATCTTCTATTAAAAACATATAAATATTATGACCATTTTTTTCTAGTATTTTAGCTCTATTTAAAACTGACTTTTGTGCACCACTACCTTTAAGATCAGTTATAACAATTGCAATATTCTTTTTCACTTACAAATTACCTTTTTAATTTCATCATAAACTCGTTGAGCTGGCGAATAATCTATTTCATTAAACTTTTCATCTAAAGTTAAATTATCAATATCTTCTACACTCAAAGAAACTAAATATTTCTTTTTTGTTAAATTATTCATAAAGATAGTGAAAATTTTATCAAGATTTTTATTTTTAGAAAATATTGAATATACTTTCTTTTTAGAAAGAACTGACTCAGTAATCATACTTCCACTATCTTCTGTACAAAATACTACATCAGAGTTTTTTAAAAAATATTTTACAACTTTTTCAGGTTTTTCATTATAAAAAACTGCCTTTTCAAAAAGTTCTTTTTTCTGAGACACTAATAATTTAATTTTAGTTTCTACCTCTATAGGTGTCCTTCTTGAGGTAGTTAGAAATATCTTAAAATTTTTCTTTTCAGCTAAAAAAGTTAATTTTTCTACAATAGTATAAAATTCATCATTTGTAAAATTGTAATTCTTTGTAGCACCACCAATCAAAATTGAAAAAAACTTTCCAGGTAATTCTTTCTCTTCTATATCAATATTTATAGGAGCAATATCAACAAGAATTTCATTTTTAAAGCCATTATCAATGATAGAAACTATATTTGTAAAATGATTGGGTTTTAATCCTCGTAAAGAACTACAATAAAAATTTGGGATATTAAAATATTTTGAAATCAATATATTCAGTAATGCAGTATCTCCACCTGTTGAAATTAAAAAATTATATTCTTTTGATTTATCAATTTCAATATTTTTATACAATATTTTTATTAAAATAGAAATTATTGCTTTATTTAAAGGTAAAAAGTTAACTAAATAAACTCCTATTTTCATCAAGACCTTTATTCTTCTTTTTGCATAAACTTCATTAATTTTTAAATCATGTTTTTTTTGAATATAGCTTAGTAAACCCCTAGATATAGATTCATGACCTGCTTTTTTATCAGTAACTAGAATTACATTTAACATTCTTGATACTTTTCATTTAATCTTTTTGCAATTAGATCATAACCTTTATCATTTATATGGGTTTCATCTAAGTAAAAATTATCTAAATTTTTTTCAAATTCATCATATAAATTTACTTTATGACAATTTTTATTATTTGTTGAAATTTCATCTAATATTGAATTATATTGTTTTATATAAATATTTCTTTTTAAATCTTTGTTAGGAATTGTATCTATTAAAAAAACAAGTTTATCTTTAGAATCATTTACTATCTTTTCTATATTTCTTTTATACTCTTCAGGAGAAACAGAAAACTTACTACCAAAAAGAGTATTTAAACCTAAGGATCTTGCAATTTTCTTATATTTTTTTATAATTTTTCTTCCAAGTTTCCTAAAAAAACTATCTGGATAATATAAAACATAAGGTGAATATTTAAATGTTCTCCATGAATCTACCAAACCATATTGAATTAAAATAACATCAATCTCTTCAGATATATTGTCATTGTAAAAATTAATCATTTCTTTAGTAGTACTCATAGTGTATCCACAATTAATACATTCAAAATCTATTTGTTTTGCAAAACGCTCTGGAAAAGCATTATTTCGAAAGTGAACATCACCTTCTGTATTACAATCTCCTAATGCAAGAATTTTTTTACTCACTTTTTAATCCTTTGTAAACTTTAATTGTTTCATTCACCATATTATCAATAGTAAAATTTTTTTCAGCAAACTCAAATTTTTCTTTAAAATCATCTACTACATTTTTATAGTTATTTTGCACATAATTAACCTTATCAACAATATCATTTAAATTATTGAATTGAATAATGTATTTTTCTCCTAAAAGTTTTTTCATATCAGATACAGGAGTAGAGATAAAAGGTGTTTTACAAAACATTGTTTCAACAAAAGTATAAGGAAAACCTTCATTATCTGAACTCATTACAAAAAGTGATGAGTTTGAAATTATTTTTTTAACTTCTATATTATCTAAAGCACCTGTAAATGTAATTTTTAAATCAACATTTAATCTTGATGCTAATAATTTTAAATTATCTGACTCTGTTCCATCACCAACCAATAGTAGATGAATATCTAAACTTTTCATTGCTTCTACTAAAAGCTCAAATCTTTTAACCTTTGTAAACCTTGCAACACTACAAATTATAAATTTGTCTCTTTGAATATTATATCTTTTATATAAGTCTAAATAAAGATTTAATGAATTATCAAAATTAATTCCATTATAAATTGTCACTTTATTTGGATTTTTTAAATTTTCAGAAATTTTATCAGACACAGTTATAGCATAATCACTTTTTTCAAAAGCTTTTAAATTAGATTTATAATTATGTAAAGTTGATACAACTTTTATATCATTTATGAAAGCTCTTATTTTATTCACCATATCTGTAGCTTTATTTGCTTGTGTATGAACTATATCAAATTTTTCTTTTTTTAAAATTTTAAAAAGCTTATATAGAATAAAAAAATTGTTTCGCCCTTTAGATAAATCAAGAGGAATAAAATTTATATCTTTAAAATGTGGAGTAAAATCTTTGTGAGCTATTACACTTACGTCAAAACCTCTTTTTTTAAGTTGTTTTGATAATTCAATTGTATGTTTTTCTAAACCACCATCTTCATTTCCAGCTAAAACTTGGCATATTTTCACTTTTTTAATCCTCTAAGCCCTCTTCTTAGCTTTATTTTAAATGCGCTCATATTGTCTTTACCACTAATTGTTATTCTTTTTAATTCGTAAATATTATCATCATTTATATTATCAATACCTTTTTGTGTAGTTGTTGCATTTGTATATCCGCTATTTTTTACTAATTGTATATCTAAATTATCATATAAACCAAAAGGATAACAAAATGATTTACACTCAATATTGAAACTTTCTTCAATATTTTTTTTAGACTCTCTAATCTCATTTAATTTTTGTTCTTCTTTTAGTGTGGGTAAATTATCATGTGTCATTGTATGTGAACCAATTTCAATTAGACCAGACTCTATTAATTTTTTTATTTGATTATCACTTAATTTTGGTTCATCTTTCAATTCACCATCATTATTTTTCTTTTTTCTTTTTGATGACCATTCTCTATCATGTCTATCTATTACAAGATATATTGTCGCTTTAGCATTATATTTTTTCAATATAGGAAAGGCATTTGTGAAGTTATCTTCATATCCATCGTCAAAAGTTATAGCAACTGATTTTTGAGGTAAATTATCTTTTTTTTCTATAAGTTCACCTATAGTAAAAAATGTCCAATCATTTTCATATAAATATTTAATTTGTTTTTCAAATTCTATTGGATCAACTCTAAGTCCATTAAATTTTGTATTTTTTTTGTGTTTACTTACCATATGATACATCAAAATTCTTGGATAAGATAAGTCTACTGTTTTAGTCCACCATGCATATCTATAAGAATAATATAAAACTATAAAAACTATGATTATTAAAATATATTCCAATTTAAAGAACCTTATTATAAACTTCGATCGTTTTTTCTAACATGTTTTTTAAAGAAAATGTTTTACTAATATATTCAAAACCATCAAACTTTAAAGTTTGAGCTTTTAATATATTTTCACACAATTTTTTTTCATCTCCAACTTCAAAGTAAAAGCCATTTATATTCTCTCTAATAATATCTTTTACTCCACCATGATTAGTTGCAATTACAGGAGTATTCAAGGCTATTGCTTCAGCAACTGATCTTCCAAAGCTTTCTGGTTTTTTTGAAGAGCTTACAACTACATCACTTAAGTCATATATTTCAGCTATCTTATTTTGACTTCCCGTAAAAAGAATATTCTCTTTTAAATTTTGTTCTTTTATGAATTTTTTTAAAGAATTCAAATATTCCTCTTTATCACTTCTTACCCCACCAACAATAAGACCAACAATATTTGGTTTATCATTTTTTACCAAACTTATAGCTTTTATAAAAGTTTCATAGTCTTTAAGCTGTGTTACTCTTCCAACACTTGTAACTATAAATTTATCTTCTAATCTATACTTTATTTTAAAATTTTCAATGAAATCTTTATCAATATTTTGTGGATTAAAAACTTCTAAATCAATTCCCCTTGGAATAACTGTAATTTTATTTTCATTAGTGTTGTAATTTTTTTGAATATATTCTTTTATACTATTACTTACGCATATCACAGCATCCGCTTTTTGCATAATAGAACTATAAAATCCAACACTATTAAAACCATGAACTGTACTTACTATTTTAAAGCCCAGTGATTTATTAGCTAAAAAAACAAGCCAAGCGGGAACTCTACTTCGTACATGAATTATGTCAGGATTTATCTCTGTTAAAATCTTTTTTAACTTACTTACACGAGAAAATATTGTAAAAATGTTTTTGGAACACACATCAAATTTTATATGAGTTCCACCATCTTCTTCTATTTTATTTTCAAGTTTACCACCAGCACTAATAACAAAAGAGTCTAAACCTTCTTTTACATATTCACGATTAAGTTCAACTACACCTCGTTCAACTCCACCTTCATTTAGTTCTGGAAGTAACTGCACAATTTTCATAAAATAAATGACCTTTCTTTACAATTACCTATAAAATTCTTTATACCAAACAACAAACTGCTCAATACCATCCGCAAGTTTTGTATCTGGCTTATAATCAAAATCTTCGATTAAATCATTTGTATCTGCATATGTTGATACTACATCTCCTGCTTGCATATCCATAAAATTCTTTTTTGCTTCTATTTGAAGTTTATCTTCTAATGTCTCTATAAACTCCATTAAAGATACTGGTGCATTATTCCCTATATTATAAACTCTATAAGGAGCACTTGAAATATCTGGACTTGGATTTTCTGCATTAAAATCTTTTGAAGAAGAAGCTGGATTATCTATTACTTTTATGATTCCATCTACTATATCTTCTACATAAGTAAAATCTCTACTCATATTTCCATGATTAAATACTTTTATTGCTCTATCATTTAATATTGCATCTGCAAAAAGCATTGGTGCCATATCTGGTCTTCCCCATGGTCCATATACTGTAAAAAATCTTAATCCTGTACATTGAATTCCATAAAGATGTGCATATGTATGAGCCATCATCTCATTTGATTTTTTAGTTGCTGCGTATAATGACACTGGGTGATCTGTATGATCACTTGTTTTAAATGGTTGAGATTTATTTAATCCATATACAGAAGAAGAACTAGCATAAGATAAATTTTTTACTTCATTATGTCTACAAGCTTCAAGAATATTCATAAATCCTTTTATATTTGAGTCTATATAAGCATGGGGATTTTCTATTGAGTATCTAACTCCTGCTTGTGCTGCAAGGTTACAAACTGCATCAAACTTCTCAATTTCAAACAATGCATTTATATCATTGGTATTAGCTAAATCCATTTTTATAAATTTATGTTTTGGATATTTTGTACTACTTACAAGTTTATTAGAAGAAATCTCTTCTTTTTTTATACCAAGTTCTTCTAATCTTGCATATTTTAAATTTACATCATAATAGTTATTTATATTATCAAGTCCTATTACTTCATCACCTCTTTCTAAAAGTTTTAAAGCCAGGTGATACCCAATAAATCCTGCTGTTCCTGTTACTAGTATTTTCAAGAAAACATATCCTTATTTTTTATAATTTCTAATATTAAATATTCAAAAACTTAATAAATATCTAAAACTATGCATATTATATCTAAAACATTTTTAGATATAATATTTTTCCAGAATCGCCAATTTAAAGCTTAAGGATTTTATTGCTATTCAATAGTTATGAATTTATATTTATCTTTTTACCAATAACTTTTTTTATATATTTTTATTTAAATAGTAAAAGGCTAACTGAAGTAGCTAAAGGATTCTTAGTATTCTCTTCATTATTTTTTTATTCTTATTGGGAAATTAAATATCTGCCAATTATATTAGCATCTATGCTTTTTAATTATGTAATTGGGACTACCCTTTCTAAATATGATATTAAAAAAAATAAAAAAACATTTTCTAAAAAATCTATTTTAATATTTGGTATTATTTGTAATGTAGCATTACTTGGATACTTTAAATATGCAGATTTCTTTATAGAAAATTTTAATTTATTTGCTGGATCTGATATAGAATTATTACATCTACTGCTACCATTAGCAATTTCATTCTTTACTTTCCAACAAATAGCTTATTTAGTTGATAGTTATAGAAAAGAGACTAAAGAATATGATTTTCTAAATTATGCTTTATTTGTAACTTTTTTCCCACAACTTATAGCAGGACCAATTGTTCATCATAAAGAGATGATGCCTCAATTTGCAAATATTAAAAATAAAATAAAAAACTATAAAAATATAGCTTTAGGTATTTTTATATTTTCTATGGGATTATTTAAAAAAGTTATTATTGCTGATACTTTTGCAGTATGGGCAAATACTGGATTTGATGTAGCACAAACTTTGAATTTTTTTGAAGCATGGGCAACATCACTATCTTATACTTTCCAATTATATTTTGACTTTTCAGGTTATACAGATATGGCTATAGGTATTGCTCTTTTATTTAATATAAAATTACCAATAAACTTTAACTCTCCATATAAAGCTTTGGATATTCAAGATTTTTGGAGAAGATGGCATATTACATTATCTAGGTTTTTAAGAGATTATATTTATATTCCATTAGGTGGGAATAGAAAAGGACCAACAAGAACTTATGTTAACTTATTAGCAACATTTGTCATAGGTGGTTTTTGGCATGGTGCTGGATGGACATTTATCTTTTGGGGATTTCTACACGGAGTTGCATTAGCAGTTCATAGACTATGGCAAACAATAGGATTCAAGCTACCTAAAATGATAGCATGGATAATAACATTTAACTTTGTAAATATAGCATGGGTATTTTTTAGAGCTAAAGAATGGGATGATGCTATTAAAGTATTAAGTTCTATGTTTAGTTTAGACAATATTATTTTACCTGAAAAATGGGAAAGAAAAGTTGGTTTTTTGAATGAATGGGGTGTAGAATTCAGTAGAGTATATGAAAATATTTCAGGAAAAGATAATACTACTTGGTTTATATTTTCATCAATATTGATAGTTTTATTTTTAAAGAACTCAAATCAATACAAAACTCTTTTTAAAGCGCAGTTTCATTTATGGATATTTACAATCATAATATTTATCTATTCAATTTTTTCTTTTTCTAAAACATCAGACTTTTTATATTTTAATTTCTAGGATATTTATGAAATACAAATATTTTACTTATTCAATAATTTTACTACCCCTTTCAATTTTTTTTATAATCGAAACATATATTTATACTATTAGCGAAAAACTAGTATTTACAAATGCATTAATTGCATCAAGAAAATCAAATATTCAATGTTTAATAATGGGAGATTCTCACCTTCAAAATGGATTTAGAAATAATTTAAAAAATTGTTATAATCTTTCTATTGGAGGTTCATCTCTTCCAATGATACAAGACGCTGTAAATTCTGTTTATGATAACAATGATTTAAAAATGATTATTTTACCATTAGAACCCCATGATTTTTCAACATATAGACAACAAAATTATTCTCCTATATTTAAAGATATTTCTAAAACTTTCAATATTATGTATCAACCTCTATTCAATATTCTGCCAGTAAAAGAAGAAATTCAAGATTATATTAAAAATAATAAAAAAGAAGATTTATGGCCTAATTGGTCAATCAGAGAAAAAGAAAAAAGAGTTGAAGAAAGAATTAATATTCATGGAAATTTAAAAAACTTCGAAAAATCGAACTATTCAATTAATTATATAAAATTTATTGAAAACTTAATAAAGAAAAATATAAAAGTTTATCTAGTTAGAACTCCTGTGACATATAAATACAATAAAAAAATGTTTGAAGTATTAGACTCAAATAGATGGGAAAGATATACTAAAGAATTCACTTCAATGGGTGCAATATATATTGATTTTAAAAAGCTTAACTTTAATAACTCTGAAGATATTTATTTTGTTGATGAAGACCATTTAAATGAAAAAGGTTCATTTTTGTATACAAGATTATTAAAAGAACATATTAAATATTAACTTTATCAAGAAATTTTTTTAAATCTATTTTTTCTTTTGTATTTTTTACTAAATCAGCTAAGCTGTGAAATTTTGTATTCTCTTCTTTTGAATCTAATTTAATAATATTGATATTTGCTTCACTATTTGCTTTTGCTTCACTTAGCATTGATGTTGAATCTATTGTAATATAAAGTTCCTCACAAAGAGCCAAAAAATCAGGTATTGGATTAATATTTTGTTCTTTTGAAAATATTAGTTTATAATCAAACTTATAATTCTCAATTAAATCATCAATTTGTTTTGGTGTTCTTCTTGAAGTTGTAATATATTTTAAATGCTTTGGATATTTTAAAAATATTTCATCCAATGCACTTTTTATTTTTTCAAACTCCATTTTAAATATTTTATTATCTCCACCAATTATTATTCCAATTGCCTTTTTATTACTTTCTTTTTTTAAAATATTTTTAGGAATTGAATATGATAGATTCAAAGGGATTTCTATAATATTTTCCAATTTTGGTGGATTATCATGACTTTGTGCAACTATATAATCAAAGTCACTATATCTATATGATTTTGGAAGCATTAAAGCAATAGATTTTATATTGTATTTTTTTGAGATATATTTATTAAAATAATAAGTTCCTGATCCAGTACTAACAACTGCATCATAAAACTCATAATTAAATTTTTTGTGGCTTAAAAATAAATCATCTGTATAAAAAGAGAATTTATCAAAAACATATGAAAAAATTTTAGCAATTTTTGAACAAAATTTTACTTCTAAGATATCATAACTAATATTTTTTATTTTACAAAAAGCAATAGATTGATTTAAATGACCTGGCTTTCCATCACTAATTATTAGAATTCTTTTCATAAATCTCTTTATAATAATTTTTAAATCTTTTGTGGGGCCAAAACCATTGTTTTGGATCAGTTTTTATTATATCAGATATTGCATTAGCATGTAATTGAGCTAGTTTTTCAATATCATCTTTATCATCATCAGTTTTAATTGGTTTAATTGGTTCATAAATTTTAATTTTATATTTATAATCATCTTTATTAAATATTGCAAAGGGAATTACATATGCTTGAAATTTTCTTTGTAATACAGCTGAAGTAGAAGACTGATTTGCTTTTTTCCCAAGAAATCTTATAACTGAGCTATCTTTAAGACTCGCTTTTTGATCAATTATAAGAGAGATTATCTTTTTTTTACTAAGTGCTTTGAAAAGTTGCTTTACCGCTCCTTTTCTAAAAATAATTTTAGCTCCAGAACTTTCCCTAGATTTTGTTATAAATTTATCGATTTCTTTAAAGTTTGATTCCCTAGCAACTTGTACCATTGGTGAAACAAACTTATTAAAATAGCACCCTAAAACTTCCATATTTCCAAAATGAGCTGATATCATAATAATAGGATGACCTTCCTCTTGAAGTTTTTTAATTATCTCTACACCTTCAATCTCTACATCACTTTTAAGTTCTTCATCTGTAATTGTTAGATTTTCTATTTGAGATAAAACCCATAAAGTCATATTGAAATAAGAGTATTTTTGAATCTCTTTTATCTCTTCATTTGAAAGTTTTTTATCAAAAACTAAATCTAAATTAGCTTTGATAATTTTGTTAGTACCCCTTGCAAAAAAGTATACAACTCTAGATAAAATAAAAAAGAATCCTCTTCTTAATTTTTTAGGAAGAATTTGCATAAATTTAACAAAAATTAAAAAGAGTCTGTAAAGAATCTTTTCTAGCATGAAAGTTTAACCTTAAGTCCTTTGGGAGATTCTAGTTTTGCTATTTCATTTTCTATAAGAAAAATTGATTTTTCAAAACATATCTTTAGTTTATTATCTTTTAGCTTATAGTTTAGTTTTGGCATGGACATATCTTGATTTAATGTTAAGTTTAAACTTATCATAAAAGATAACCACTGCATTTTTTCTATAGGAGGTAGTAGTGATTCAAAATGTTTTAAATCTCTTTTTTGAGGAAGTGATTTTTTAGAAAACTTAATTGTGTGAGCAATAGTTACTCTACTTGAATGTAAAAAGCCATAATTTAAACCACTAAGTATAAAATCAAAAGTATTATCATTTGATTTATAAAAGTTTAATGTAGTACCAAGTGAATTTAATTTTGATGCAATAACTAAAAGATGTCTATATTTATCATCTA contains the following coding sequences:
- a CDS encoding glycosyltransferase; this translates as MKIAHVIVNLGKGGGQRSTIDLIRATADTFDNHLILLENKRNYDIPDIKTYSLSEDKKIYKKFDLLGDYLLSKKLQKLLNELQVDLVISHMEVTAKIVRFISLPKIFYMRVDITQELETLKEKSSFRYKKRKRLYKKLFNNQNLITISKDTETNICKVINPKVIETIYNPFDKEKIRQLALEKVDIPKAEYIIQIGSGIRKKRQDILLEAFSKIEDKKIKLLLLGTAENKDILNLIKKFNIEKERIIFKSFAQNPYPYIKNAKLLVLSSDREGLPRVIVESLILKTPVVSTDCDTGPRELLINELSKYLSKVNDAEKLSINVNKALISYPEIHEDYTKCFDKVEIKKKFINYVEKNKNEI
- a CDS encoding glycosyltransferase, which codes for MKKNIAIVITDLKGSGAQKSVLNRAKILEKNGHNIYMFLIEDSKSYDVSEFNFPIISLTKYRNTFKVFGKIGDYIYMKILEREMRKTNVNFDIVFSHLPRADRVVKLLKHNNKYFTIHMSLKAELERFSKKRATKKLKLYRFLYKNEKLITVSEAMIEDFKDLKIDYKEVKTIYNPFDFEEIRNKGKEDIELNYKYIISPAAFKKQKRHDVLLDAFKLIKHDIKLLLLVKSEPKIIKMIKERGLEDKVIILGFQQNPYKYIKNAELLVLSSDREGLPRVVVESLVLDTPVVSTDCPTGPSEVLVEDLEKWLVPMENPEEMAKKIDLALESNIIIKEEYINKFKKETVYKELEKLVNEI
- a CDS encoding ELM1/GtrOC1 family putative glycosyltransferase, which codes for MLNVILVTDKKAGHESISRGLLSYIQKKHDLKINEVYAKRRIKVLMKIGVYLVNFLPLNKAIISILIKILYKNIEIDKSKEYNFLISTGGDTALLNILISKYFNIPNFYCSSLRGLKPNHFTNIVSIIDNGFKNEILVDIAPINIDIEEKELPGKFFSILIGGATKNYNFTNDEFYTIVEKLTFLAEKKNFKIFLTTSRRTPIEVETKIKLLVSQKKELFEKAVFYNEKPEKVVKYFLKNSDVVFCTEDSGSMITESVLSKKKVYSIFSKNKNLDKIFTIFMNNLTKKKYLVSLSVEDIDNLTLDEKFNEIDYSPAQRVYDEIKKVICK
- a CDS encoding SGNH/GDSL hydrolase family protein, with translation MSKKILALGDCNTEGDVHFRNNAFPERFAKQIDFECINCGYTMSTTKEMINFYNDNISEEIDVILIQYGLVDSWRTFKYSPYVLYYPDSFFRKLGRKIIKKYKKIARSLGLNTLFGSKFSVSPEEYKRNIEKIVNDSKDKLVFLIDTIPNKDLKRNIYIKQYNSILDEISTNNKNCHKVNLYDEFEKNLDNFYLDETHINDKGYDLIAKRLNEKYQEC
- a CDS encoding glycosyltransferase family 4 protein, with product MKICQVLAGNEDGGLEKHTIELSKQLKKRGFDVSVIAHKDFTPHFKDINFIPLDLSKGRNNFFILYKLFKILKKEKFDIVHTQANKATDMVNKIRAFINDIKVVSTLHNYKSNLKAFEKSDYAITVSDKISENLKNPNKVTIYNGINFDNSLNLYLDLYKRYNIQRDKFIICSVARFTKVKRFELLVEAMKSLDIHLLLVGDGTESDNLKLLASRLNVDLKITFTGALDNIEVKKIISNSSLFVMSSDNEGFPYTFVETMFCKTPFISTPVSDMKKLLGEKYIIQFNNLNDIVDKVNYVQNNYKNVVDDFKEKFEFAEKNFTIDNMVNETIKVYKGLKSE
- a CDS encoding polysaccharide deacetylase family protein; amino-acid sequence: MEYILIIIVFIVLYYSYRYAWWTKTVDLSYPRILMYHMVSKHKKNTKFNGLRVDPIEFEKQIKYLYENDWTFFTIGELIEKKDNLPQKSVAITFDDGYEDNFTNAFPILKKYNAKATIYLVIDRHDREWSSKRKKKNNDGELKDEPKLSDNQIKKLIESGLIEIGSHTMTHDNLPTLKEEQKLNEIRESKKNIEESFNIECKSFCYPFGLYDNLDIQLVKNSGYTNATTTQKGIDNINDDNIYELKRITISGKDNMSAFKIKLRRGLRGLKK
- a CDS encoding glycosyltransferase family 4 protein gives rise to the protein MKIVQLLPELNEGGVERGVVELNREYVKEGLDSFVISAGGKLENKIEEDGGTHIKFDVCSKNIFTIFSRVSKLKKILTEINPDIIHVRSRVPAWLVFLANKSLGFKIVSTVHGFNSVGFYSSIMQKADAVICVSNSIKEYIQKNYNTNENKITVIPRGIDLEVFNPQNIDKDFIENFKIKYRLEDKFIVTSVGRVTQLKDYETFIKAISLVKNDKPNIVGLIVGGVRSDKEEYLNSLKKFIKEQNLKENILFTGSQNKIAEIYDLSDVVVSSSKKPESFGRSVAEAIALNTPVIATNHGGVKDIIRENINGFYFEVGDEKKLCENILKAQTLKFDGFEYISKTFSLKNMLEKTIEVYNKVL
- a CDS encoding NAD-dependent epimerase — encoded protein: MKILVTGTAGFIGYHLALKLLERGDEVIGLDNINNYYDVNLKYARLEELGIKKEEISSNKLVSSTKYPKHKFIKMDLANTNDINALFEIEKFDAVCNLAAQAGVRYSIENPHAYIDSNIKGFMNILEACRHNEVKNLSYASSSSVYGLNKSQPFKTSDHTDHPVSLYAATKKSNEMMAHTYAHLYGIQCTGLRFFTVYGPWGRPDMAPMLFADAILNDRAIKVFNHGNMSRDFTYVEDIVDGIIKVIDNPASSSKDFNAENPSPDISSAPYRVYNIGNNAPVSLMEFIETLEDKLQIEAKKNFMDMQAGDVVSTYADTNDLIEDFDYKPDTKLADGIEQFVVWYKEFYR